GGATTGAAGAAGATTTATGGCTGCAAACAACAATCAAAATGGTAGAGTAAAATTGTTGGCCCTTTTTCCCCTCTATTACACAGTTCGGATGAAAAGGGAAGTTTTACCTCTGCTTCCACAGCCCCTGCTCCTGCTCTGGACTTAAGCTCCCACTCAGTCTGCATGAGATAATTAAGCCATTAAATCCCTTGATCTAACTTTCTACTTGCTTCAATGCTTTGTATTAACAATcatatatacagctccagaaaaaattgAGAGGCCACTGCAGCAAACTGCAtgataaactactgacaacctTTCTGGTTTGGAATtcacatgtagagattgagattcaaCAAAATATGgagtggtcttttaatttttaaCAGAactgtatactatatatacacactaTACTATGCACAGGTGCCATTATACTGTGTTAAAATGCCCAACAATGACCCGACAGAGGACGTACTTGTGATGAGAgctgctgtgtctgtgttggtggtggtggtggtgatgatgatgaggtCTGGAGTGGTGGTCTTTCTCATTCAGGGAGGATGAGTTGGAGGAGCCGAAGCCCTTCCTCTGCTCCTTGGTCTTCTGCAGGACACGGCGGTATGACAAAGTACAGAGCCAGCACAGCAATTTCCCGTCCACCTGTAACAGAATAAGGATATTGTACTCCGTATTAGATCAGCTGTAACAAATTCACTGTCAGATGTGGTTGCAAGTGTGATGTTTGTACCTTTCTCCTGCCTTCCTCCTTACGGTCAAAAGCACATTGCTGTTTGCACTGCTCACAGGTCTGTGGAGGTCCATATTTCTTCTCTGAGTTCGTACAGCGCTGACATTTTGTCCCGATAAAAGCGGCAATGATGTTACAGTACTGGCAGGGTTTGGGCtgaaaaacagagacaaagtcaatgtgaaaaatgtgtttattttgaacGGTAAACAAACATTAAGTGCCACACAAAATACTGTACAACCTGAGGGCAAAGTCATTCAAGAATAACTTTTGACTTACTGTTCCAAACTGTTTGACGTTCTGAGCACACTTCTTGCAGATTGTATTGGTTTTACTGTAAAGAATAAACCGAGGTGTGAatccaaaacaaaagacaaaaaaaatgcacacattCTCGATTAATAATAGCATAGATTTATCACAAGGAGGAAATATCTCACCTTTCCTGCTGGAACTCGGATCTGCAGAATGTGCACTTCACTATTGGATGTGCGATGCGACATTCCTgtggcaacaaaacaaagaaatgctcTCATGAGCGTAATTGTGCTATTGCAGCAGGCACATCAGAACCAACATTGCCCCATAACACCTTGTATTTCGCAACAACTAAATATTTGGGTGTATACAAGAAGAGAAACAAGTTTAGTTTGACCGCTTTTGGTTGGTCAACACAAGATATTATTCCAGAAGGGATGGGCAGAGTAgcacaaaataacacaacagaACAGAGCCAGTGTGGAATTGTGGGAAAAAACATAAACCAACAGtaatgtttttgtggttttcattGACCTTGTGCTTTAACTATCATGAACAAAGACATGTCGTCTTACTATTGGAAAACATCCCTCCTGGAAGGTTTCCAAACTGATAAAGCTGTCTATTTTGTTTATACTACTTGctttgaaaatatatgaatCAGTGCAGTCATGGATGTTAATAAACACACTCCTCTAGAATACCAAATAATATGTAAACACGGCAACAAGTGCAACAAGTTAGCAAGTATATACACCGATGGCaattcttaaaaaacacaattatgttAAAGTTATGAGTTATTGTTGTTCAGTGGCTAAAGATGTAGGAGGACTGAGTTTTCAGTCAGTTAAAACAGGATCGTCGTATGACATGATCTAAACAAGATTACTCTCTGAATTAGCGCTTCCAGGTTGGACAGATAAATGCTGTTACATAATCTGACTTGTCGAAACACCATCACACCATACGGCAACAGCCCCTTATAATACATCCACAGTTTTACTGTTGTTGGTGTGTCTTGTTTGAAGGCATCCACCACACACATCCAGATACCTTGCACAGCTGCTGGCCCTGCGAGAGCTCCTCGAAGGGGTACCGCTGGTTACACTTCGTACAGGCGTACAGAGCCGACGTTGCCATTCTCGCTGAACTAATGTCACCGAGCTAGATGAGGTTAGCAGAGTCCAGCTGCAAATTGAACGGATTACCGACGCTATTTCCTTTCTAGCCTGTTCGCTAATACAGGACTgagaacacacaaacagcactGGCATCCActgttagctaacgttagctagctcgGCTAAGTAGCGCTGGGCAACACAGAAATAGCTTAGCTGGAAGGAGCAGGCGAAGAACAATAAACTCCAAATATTTGTTATCTTTCACACGTTATCCAACCCGACCAACTTCAGATGAGCCGTTGCTTATGCCGCTGAATAAGCAACCCGTTAACCTATATCTCGCTATTTGTATTAAGTTTCCACTGTTCTCGCCAAGAAAGgtattttcctgttttccttctctctttttgtatCAACGCCGTCGTCATGTAACAGGAAGTGAGCTCCACAAGAAGAAAGGAAACCTATCGCGACACAACATCCGTCCGCGGGATTTACTGTTTGAAATGGACAGAGCCAATCACATGCGCGGATTTACTCAACACAGCTCCACTTTATACTTATTGACCATCATTTATTGAATTCTGCTGATTCTCGATTAATCTTAATCTtgatttttacaaatgtttataaAGTATCACAAGtcaagatatatatatttttaaagaaaaatggcCATGTAGGTAAACGTCATTTATAAGAGGTTCTTCAAAAAAATCCAtcattttatatctttataCAATCTATAAATGGCTGCTGTAACAGGCAACTATTGATTCAATACATGCTGGCTACCTGTAATGTTGATTCATAATTGTATTGAAGGTATTAACCAGTGTATAGCAAAGCTTTTATAAATAACAGTGTGGCCCTGAATATGATATTCAGTATCAAAATATGGTCATATGCAGCTCAGTGCCTAATAATCAAACAGATTGGATTTCAATTCTGAAAATTGTGTGACATCTCAATGTACATTGTCGGACTGAGGTTCCTGGAGGCTTGGATCCATTGATGGAGTTCCTACATAACCTAATTCTGTGCAGCAGCTATATTTAGTCTCATTCTGTTAATTAACAGACTCACTAAGATGAGGTTCTTGTTAATTATAAAAGGTAATGACTATAATAGAAATATGAATAACTTTATCACAATAACATGTCGTAAGAAGTCAGCGGAAATCAGAGTATCCACAATAAACTAACACGAGAGCATAAAAGTTCATAAAAGGTTGACTTCATATGTGCACTTACAGCAGCTCAGCCTCACTCAAATGCTTTTGGAAAACAGTCATACTTTAATAGAGGTATAATTTAGATTAAAGCAATGTTAGTGGTAATATCAATTCATTTGATGTTATAGGTAAGATAGTAAATGTGTTAAGGATGCCTTAAAGCTAATTTATGGCCAGTCATCTAATATTCAGATATGACAATGAAACAGCTTGAATATGATCATGCTTATGTTTCCAGATACACTGAGACTAACATTACCCCCGAGCACAGTCATACTGTAAATCTCAaacttttctttattatattagATGGAAAGACCATAATCAGAATGTTACCGGTTTCAGGATTGGGACTGCTGAGGACCAGAGACTGCACCACCTACAGGATAAACTGTATAACAGAATGTAAGCTACGTCTAAATGATTCAATGAGTGAAGTGAGGGTTAATGAAGATGACAATTGTaggtaaattaaaatgtaaaacatattatgGTGTCTGTTTTATCTAACTAATGCATATTGTGCTTCATATTTTACAGTTATTGTTCATGTCGTGGGGGTTCTGCTATCATTTGAAAcactaataattaaaaaaaggcaagaaatAAACTACGTTCACACATCGTGCTACTGAAACAAATAATACTGACTCCTGTGTCCTGTGTTTATTGAAAGTATTTACATAAGCAGTGCAAAGGTTGACACTGTATTTACCGTTTCAACATTATTAAttgacgtttttttttaaactgtgcaATTCTTTTTCCTGCCATCAGTCAATTAGATCAAGGCacagatatttaaaatacaatttgaacaAACACCCAAGGCAAACTATTAATCGTTACATATTGTTCTTCCTATAAAAAATATTGGCTGACACTAGTTTGTAAAAGAATCTGAAGAAATGGATACACATTAACTTTTTAGTATGTATACCTTAACTATTAACTGGACAAAATTAAGTGTTGCATATTCTGATTAGCATATTAATATTGCATGGGAACATTTCTAATTCATTTGTGACATTAGACAGGCATAAAAGTCTGGAAAGAAGGATAATAAATAACTAGTTAGAAAAATGAAACTTACACAACATGAGAATAACACAATACATAAGACTATGTATTCATGAAGAAACCGAGATATTTGGTCCCAATCTAAAAGCACTGACGTCGGAAGACAATCTGCCAACTTATTTTAATGCACACTATGTCTATATTTTCTCAACATTAGAATAAGCTAACACAATAGCCCTTTAGCTACATTGTTGAATAGTTAACCAGACCACTTAATAAGTTTAAGTCTGCTGTAATTTACATCTTCACAATTGCTTTAAATCAAGGTCTTAACATTTGTAGTGTAGAGGAATGAAGTGAGTGTTCCTATGAAGTGTATAAGGCATACATAATTCACTCGAGTAATATTTAATGTACTTCAAAAATAGTCCAACACTGATTGTAGGTAGGTCGATGAGCAAGACAGTCTATTACTCACATATCAACTCTGGAAGCAGAGTACAATATGGCTGTAGTAAAAGCAATAAGAGAAAGTGTCTTGTTGTAAGCAGACTCTACGATCCCTgtaaaatgtgcaaacacaaacagacatttgGTGCTAGTGTGTAACATGGCGTTTCACCCAAAGAGCCAGTTTAGCACCCAGGTCCTTCATGGTGTTACCTACTGATGACTACTGTATGGCAGCCTCTCACAGGTAGTGTTTAGCTTCCGCGACCGTCATGAGTGTCACAGTTGCGTCAAACAAAGGTCTGCACCGGAGTGATGGAGCGTGTGGGGGAGCCGGCACGTTCAGAGGATGATGCTGAGCGATTGGTCACCTCCCGCTGCAACTCGTCCACTCTCTTCTGCAGCTCCGCACGCTTCGCCAGCAGCTCCTTGTAGCGCTGATGAACAGGTTCCTGTAACAACACATGAAGTTGACCTGTAAATCTTAAGTTAAACTCTTCAGTGAAATGCAAACAATTCCCTTTAAAACACTGAAGTCCGATCTAAAGGGGAGGCACCCCGGTAAATAATGTAAAGAATTGTATAAATACATACCACTTGGAGACTTCAGCAGCTGATTACTTACATTAAGTTATGTCTAATTCCATTGTCTCAGTGTTCTATAAATGAGTTTGTTGTTAATGATATATGAATGAGcccctctgcagtgtgtgtaagTGCCACTGAAGTGGATATTTCTGGagtattacaaaaataaaaccttttttaaggaaaaatcTTCAAAGACCTGTATCATAAGTGGATTATTCAAATGTTAGTGAATTATTCACATAAGGAtaatatgttatgtttaattACACAACTTTTCATGAATTTGGTAAATTCTTCACGTGCAAATACAGAAAGTGATTACAATAAACTCCTAATtgtatatttgaatgttttctttccactaGACTGAAAGTGAGAAAAGCAAAAATGCCCAAAATCTCAAAATtgaccatccatccatccatccatccatcttctcccgcttttccgtcagggtcgcggaggtaacagctccagcagagagcaccaaactttcctttccctggccacatcaaccagctctgactgggggattccaaggcgctcccaggccagcgaagagatataatccctccacctggtcctaggtctacccctcggtctcttcccagctggacgtgcctggaacacctccctagggaggcgcccaggtggaatcctcactaggtgcccgaaccacctcaactggctcctttcaacgcgaaggagcagcggttctactccgagtccctcccggatgactgaacttctcaccttatccctaagggagatgccagccaccctgcggagaaatcccatttcggctgcttgtatccgcgatctcgttctgtcggtcatgacccatccttcatgaccataggtgagggtaggaacgaagatggcccggtagacagagagctttgccttctggctctgctctgttttcgtcacaacggtgcggtaaagcgactgcagtaccgctcccgctgctccgattctccggcccatctcacgctccattgttccctcactcgagaacaagaccccgagatacttgaactccttcacttggggtaaggcttcattccctacccggagtggacagtccatcggtttcctgctgagaaccatggcctcagatttggaggtgctgatcctcatcccagccgcttcacactcggccgcgaaccgatccagtgagtgctgaaggtcacagaccgatgaagccattaggaccacatcatctgcaaaaagcagtggtgcaatccttagcccaccgaactgcagaccccctcccccacgactacgcctcgaaatcctgtccatgaatatcacaaacaggattggtgacaaagcgcagccctggcggaggccaaccctcaccggaaatcggtccgacgtgctgccgaggacccggacacagctctcgctttgggtttacagagattggatggccctgagtagagaccccctcgccccatactcccgcagcacctcccacagtatctccctgggaacccggtcatacgccttctccaaatccacaaagcacatgtagaccggattagcgtactcccaggccccctccaggatccttgcgagagtgaaaagctggtccgtcgttccacgaacaggacgaaaaccgcatttCAAAATTGACCAGTGCATCAAAAAAAACGATGTTTTGGCCCAATGTGTCTGGCCTTAAAATGCCTATTGACATACCTGAGGCCTCATGCGAGGGTTCCAGCGGATGTAGTAGCCAACCCAAAGCTCAAGGTGACGTAAGCTTACTACAGGAAACAGCACATGGTTGGAGTAGTTCACATACAAGGGATTGGTGAAGTCCTCCAGCTGGCTGTTAATATAGGACCACAACGACACTGTTCTCTTGGGAATctcctgtaaaataaaaaggggaggTTGACATGACTCTGGATGCAACTCAGACCTCTAACaaagctttgaaaaaaatgctCTTACCTCCTTCTGCCTCTGCTGTTCGCTGTTgcacaaaaatgtcccaaacaGGCAGCTGTACAGGTGATCCAGGATGGTCACCAGGAAGTATTCGTTGAACTCAAAGGCAGCaggaaactaaaataaaaacagcttcttTAGTGTCCTTGAAAGACCGTGTTGATCTGAATAATTTAACAACATCAGTCCCATTTATTGCTTACCTGGCGAGTCAATTGCCAGACACAGTCGATGAACTGAATGAAAACCGGTGAGCGGTCGGCGTCTGTGTGGTTCTTATCGCCGTGACCGACACGCTAAAAGAACAAAGGATAACCAATGATGCAACTGATAACGTTACCATGCTCCTGTGGTTTACCGAACGTCAAAAATagtgtgagaaaatgtgtttaccagCTGGAAGCGGTGACCGAAGCTCAGCCACTCTTTCTCCAGCAGGACCTCGAAGCCCCGGATGGTGCGGTAGTAAGCATCAAGCATGAGCATGGCCAGGGAGGTCAGCTGGCCCGTGCGATCCCAACCGTCGCTGCAGTGCACCACCACTGAAGTTTTCCCAGACTCCACTTTGTCTGCAATACGCAGTGCTCCTGCTAGGATCAACTAAAAACACGTATACAGATTGGTTGTTTTTCTACCTCAAGTTGAGAGGAGATCTGGTATACATtgccaaatgtttttaatgtgtgagCGAATCAAAAATCAAAAAACATTCACAGTGATGCATCAGCATGCTTACCTTGATGTGCTCAAGCCAATGAGTGGACTCCAGATTGGAGAGCCAATGGGAATCCTCGATGTTGGGGTAGACCACGTCCTTCAGCTTGCGTAGGGACTCTCTCATCACGTGAATGTTGTGAATATCCAAGAACACCAGCTCAGCATTTTGATAAGCATCTTCACTTTCATAACCACCGCCTTTCAtctgaagaggaaaagaaaaaaacacacaagagaaGAAATTTAGCAAGCAGAACTAGAGTTTCCCTACATTCTGTAAAGAGATGCTGATTTTCTGTTATTCTACAAAGTATGGATATACCTTGTTGGCAGCAGCGTTGACACTGGGCCTGGCATCAAAGATGAAGAGTTTGTGGGACTGAGCATTAGCATCCATAATAGCCTGTAAGTATTTCTCATCCTCTTTGCTGCGCTTCCCGTTTACTCCCACCATGGGCTGACTGCAGCGCGTCACTGTGGCCTGGCTCTCTGGATGGATCCACGacaacacctgcacacagagTGTACCAGAACATTACCAAAGACAGTCTGACATCTGATGAGGAGAGGTAGGTAGGTTCATGCTGACAAAAGGTCACTCACTGGTATCCTTCCCTTGGCGCGGAAGGCAGCTACTCTCTTCAGCTCTTCGTCTGGTATGTTGACAGGCACCGCCAGGGTTGATGGGTAGGTGTCAGAAACCTCGTAGTGGTCATTTACTTTTGTTACCCTCCAACTTTCATTTGGTAtaccctttaaaaacacacaaagaacaaACGTAATAAACTGTCTGtaatattagattagattttttAAGTGGGGTCGTATGTGTTACTTATttagagggtgaaaagaggtgctgcagcacagacagtatgagagaaataactTCATACCACCCTaatttaaacaaactctacaaTCTAATTAAGATGTGCCGTTggatcatgttgtttttaattaccTGTCTTTTGTATTCCGAGACAGCGTCATACACCTTCCATCCGTTCTCAGGAAACACTTGGCCATATTCAAAGGCAAAGATTTGCTGTGGAGAGTGGGAGAGAAGTTCAGTCAGCAGACGGTGCTGATGTATGGTGTCAGAGACAACAAAGCTTAAAAATCACTCACCAGCCCGTTGGAAACAGGAAACGCAAATTTCAGCAGCACTTCGAAAATGGACTTCCTCAGTGTGTCCTCCAGTTGTTTGTGTGCAAATCGCAGATTACGCATATCCTGCAGATAGGCAGAGCAGCAGGTCATGGACAATCTATGAGGTCAATAACAGGTCTTAACTGTGCTAATGTAGACACAAAGCTTGTTCATAGACtcgctcttttttttctattatttgaTTTCTGATTCTTTGTGACTGTGCCATCTGAGTTGACATAAGGTTGTTGAATCTATAACCTGTTAAAGTTCTGAATCGCCATATAAAGCAGATTCTACATCCGACTCACCTTGCATACTAGCCCGTATGACACGTCTCCGCGACTAGAAGCACTCCCAATCTTTTCCACACGACTCACCACACCGAGGGGCAGGTCTAACACAAATGATGGTTCCTAGAAACAAACTACgcattaacacaaacacaatagtTTGTCGAGAGATGAATAccgcttttttatttttcattcatgaaACATACTCTGTCCATGCATCTGAAGAAAAGCCTGTAGTTGGTAACTGTCACCGTCCCCCTCATTGCTCCGATGAAAGGACAGAAGTAAGTGACATCTTGGGCTACAGAATGAAGAAAAAACTATGTTTACATGCCAAGTACAACACATATATAGTATGTGTTGCCTTTAATGTGTGAATGCAAAGAGAGCACGTACCCATGTCATGCACAGTTTCATTTGGAAGTAACTGAGGCTCTTCTTTATCTGAATCTCTAGGCACCTGGTTAAAAGATAAGATATAAATGATACCTAAAGGAGAACCGCTCTCTTATCCTGAACATATTAAACTTGCTAAGGTAATCAtcctaattattattattcaaagacCTGCATTGACTAGTTTGTATTACACAAGAAGGCATACCTTGGCAGCAGGTTTTGGCTTGACCTTAAGAAGGCAGAAAAGAGGAGAGTTGGACATTATTATGAGTAAGTCAAAAAAACAGCATGATGAGGTGAAATGTGTGCAGGTGACTGACCCTGAGCTCTGGGGAGAGCTCTGTAGGGGCGGCCGCAGAGTCACAAGACATGGCAGAAGGTGCTTTGGCCTGGGCTGAGCGGTCAGAACGAGAGGTGGACGTGCTGTGGAGAGATAACAGGacaaacaataatattattaataataataataataataatacatttgatttgtaaagcacctttcattACTAAAAGTAATCCCAAAGTGCTACAGGgggcattttttaaaatgaattattttttaaaataaacaaatttaATAGaaggctttttttaaagaaaagtttttaGGCAATACAACTTGTCTGAGTAAAACGTAACTACAGCCATTTCCTTCTCATTTTACTTGTTCTGAAACGtcatttgattaattattaGCCACCGAACAAAAATGATTGCTTAGTATAAACTCTAGCAACTTTAGAGAAGGAAGCGGTGGGAAGTAACTGGGTGAATTTATTCAATACATAGATTTTCAGGAACTTGTTCTTTTCTTGAGTATCTCCATTTTCTGCGGCTTTATACTGATACTCCACAACATCTCAAAGGCAAacacttttggtactttaagaaGCCTATGTTCTAATGCTCGTACTTACGTACTTATGTTAATATTGAATGCAGGAATTTAACTTATAATAGTGTATTGCTAGACTGCTGCTTTGCTACTTAAAGATCTGCATGTACAttctccagctcctctttgGTATTTTTAACTGACAAGGAAACATTTTAAGTATGAATGAAGTACCTTGCAGGCATCATTCTGGGTTCGTTTTTCCTCAGGTTTAAAGCCTACACGATTTATTGAGTATTCAAAAATCTAGATGGGTGGCATTATTCTAGACTCTGATTTCTTTCGATGGACATTTGCTTACATTTTCACATCGTAATTCACTGTTGGACCTTTTCATTTTAAGGGATAATGGCCGATAATGACAGGCTAGTTAAATGGTGCTCTGATTCACTGTCATCAGGGGTCGTGTCATGGCAGTTTGGGAATCGCACATTCCACTATTTGTGTTTATACAGACACTTCTGAAATGTTACCAAAATAACATTAGTGTTAGACTTGTTAATTCACGTTACAACACTAAAATACACTGTCgtcttttagttttaaaaactTTAAGCTAGCTTAAAAGCATAATGTTGTGGTGGGTTTAGCTACCTGGACAATGAATCAACACTTGGCTGTCGGGACGAGGAGCGCTTCGAGCCCAAGCTGTCGATGCTGCCGCTCTTCTCCATGTTCTCCTGCTTCAAGCGTTAGGGTATCTGGTGGTGTTGGCCCCGAATTATGCTGTAAAGATCCACGTATACACTGAAGAATGTCTTTAAAACCCCGAGCGGAGTTCAGTAAATCCCCACCAACAAAAGGAAGCTGCCATGTTTTCCCAGCAGCCTCCCAAAGCCTGTCACAATGGAGCGATTGTTGGAGCTGGCGCCGCCTGCCGGAGGGATGCATGCTCTATGAACGTTTTGATTTGATTCAGAAACATCTGTTACAGCAATTTGGTGGTAAATGCTTTTTAATGAAATTCCAGGGATTGCATGCAACGCATTTAAACTGTGGATAATATAAAATTCTAATCCTAACTATTTTGAGAAACACAACACGGACAAcatattgctttttaaattgtCCAGGTTCATTACTggaataatagaaaaaaaccATCACCCAATTTAATGGTGTTTGCGCTTGGACCTAAACATATAGCTTGTTTGCAATCAAACACTGAAGCTTGAAGGtgagcatttaaatgtttaagatGTCTATCCCAACATTTTAACAATACATAGTATAATTAAAATTAATTGTTGTTAATCATATTCATGTTGGAAGATATGTATTTATTCTACTACAGAATTAAGCAGGTAATTACATGAGTGTGTGAATTTAGTAAGCAGTGAACCCAAActgagtttgttttaaaacaggtATCTTTATGTTGAAAGGCTACTAAAAGCTCCATCAATCTTtaaacaaacttttaaaaaggtaacgattttttatttagaaaaatcttTCCAGGATCATTatataaatgtacttcaagtgGGGATGATCTCAACAGTGCTATACACAACTAGCCTCAATGTTTCGCCTCAAACCAAAGAGGGCAGACAGACAACCTGAAATTATAATTTGCACCTCAaattaatttttaaaataaatgtatttatcgcAACTCTAATTTTGTGGATATATATCCACCTTTTTAtccaataaaaatacttttgcaTTAAAAACTTTTAGCCTAGGAATTAATTCCTATATATTTCCCAAGGTTTATTAAAGTTATGATTGCATAAAACCCATTCTGTTCAAACATTAAATGCACAATAAgaaattctgaaaataaattcattgtTCAAACCCCAAATTTAAGAAAAAGGTAGAATAAATATTAAAGGAACAATGCCCCGTAAGAGATAATTCTTCATAATGACATggatttcttaaaataaattcatgaaaGACAACACAGTCTTAAAgttaattgaaatgtttattttatttaaaaaagaaaaacctacaGAAAGACAGTTAACAATTTCAACTTTTCATTTGCTTTAATCAGATGTATCTTTCCCACTCATTTATATACAACATCTTACTT
This Eleginops maclovinus isolate JMC-PN-2008 ecotype Puerto Natales chromosome 11, JC_Emac_rtc_rv5, whole genome shotgun sequence DNA region includes the following protein-coding sequences:
- the fam76b gene encoding protein FAM76B isoform X2, giving the protein MATSALYACTKCNQRYPFEELSQGQQLCKECRIAHPIVKCTFCRSEFQQESKTNTICKKCAQNVKQFGTPKPCQYCNIIAAFIGTKCQRCTNSEKKYGPPQTCEQCKQQCAFDRKEEGRRKVDGKLLCWLCTLSYRRVLQKTKEQRKGFGSSNSSSLNEKDHHSRPHHHHHHHHQHRHSSSHHNHKSSSIQKETPKKKPKLEMKPSNGDSSSITQSMDSGGTDNFILISQLKEEVMSLKRLLQQKDQTILEKDRKLTELKADFQYQESNMRVKMNQMDKSHKESMELQQGKNRELMKQVAALSKGKKFDRTGSSLLT
- the mtmr2 gene encoding myotubularin-related protein 2; protein product: MEKSGSIDSLGSKRSSSRQPSVDSLSSTSTSRSDRSAQAKAPSAMSCDSAAAPTELSPELRVKPKPAAKVPRDSDKEEPQLLPNETVHDMAQDVTYFCPFIGAMRGTVTVTNYRLFFRCMDREPSFVLDLPLGVVSRVEKIGSASSRGDVSYGLVCKDMRNLRFAHKQLEDTLRKSIFEVLLKFAFPVSNGLQIFAFEYGQVFPENGWKVYDAVSEYKRQGIPNESWRVTKVNDHYEVSDTYPSTLAVPVNIPDEELKRVAAFRAKGRIPVLSWIHPESQATVTRCSQPMVGVNGKRSKEDEKYLQAIMDANAQSHKLFIFDARPSVNAAANKMKGGGYESEDAYQNAELVFLDIHNIHVMRESLRKLKDVVYPNIEDSHWLSNLESTHWLEHIKLILAGALRIADKVESGKTSVVVHCSDGWDRTGQLTSLAMLMLDAYYRTIRGFEVLLEKEWLSFGHRFQLRVGHGDKNHTDADRSPVFIQFIDCVWQLTRQFPAAFEFNEYFLVTILDHLYSCLFGTFLCNSEQQRQKEEIPKRTVSLWSYINSQLEDFTNPLYVNYSNHVLFPVVSLRHLELWVGYYIRWNPRMRPQEPVHQRYKELLAKRAELQKRVDELQREVTNRSASSSERAGSPTRSITPVQTFV
- the fam76b gene encoding protein FAM76B isoform X1, translated to MATSALYACTKCNQRYPFEELSQGQQLCKECRIAHPIVKCTFCRSEFQQESKTNTICKKCAQNVKQFGTPKPCQYCNIIAAFIGTKCQRCTNSEKKYGPPQTCEQCKQQCAFDRKEEGRRKVDGKLLCWLCTLSYRRVLQKTKEQRKGFGSSNSSSLNEKDHHSRPHHHHHHHHQHRHSSSHHKLSGSLSPEQEQGLWKQSHKSSSIQKETPKKKPKLEMKPSNGDSSSITQSMDSGGTDNFILISQLKEEVMSLKRLLQQKDQTILEKDRKLTELKADFQYQESNMRVKMNQMDKSHKESMELQQGKNRELMKQVAALSKGKKFDRTGSSLLT